From Granulimonas faecalis:
CCGAGGTGGAGTAGCCCGTGACGTCGCCGTCGGCGTCCACGAACACCTTCTGCTCGCCGCGGACGCCCTGGAGCACGCTCTCGTACTGGTACTCCACGCCGGCCTGGCCCGTGATGTCGCCCGACTCGTAGGCGATGCCGTCCTCGGAGTCCTTGGAGGCCTCGAGCTGGTCGGCCGTGACGGTGCCGGTGTAGCCGAGCACGTGCGCCGCGAGCTTGCCGTGGGGGTAGTGGCGCTGGGTGCGCTGCTCCACGGTGACGCCTGGGAAGAGGTCGGGGTGCTCCTCGAGGTAGGCCACGATGCGGCGGGAGACGTCCACGGCCACGGTGCGGCTGCTCTGGGCGCCCTCGGTGGTGTCCTGGATGTTCCGCTTCACGGCCATGCGGGGCATGCCGAGGAGGTTGCCGAGGAGCTGGAGCTCCCGCTCGTCGTCGGCGACGTCGGCCTGGGCCACCACCGTGAGCGACGGACGGTTCGTGACGAGCTCCTCGCCGTTGCGGTCGAGGATGCGCCCGCGCGGGGCAGCCGTGGTGATGGTGCGCGTGCGGTTGCGCTCGGCCTGGCTCGTGTACTCGTCGTTGGACATGAGCTGCATCGACCACACGCGGGCGAGCAGGACCGCCACGACACCGCCGGAGAACAGGCCGAGGCCGCGGAGCCGCGTCTTGAAGCCCGTCTCGGGCGAAGTGTCGTTCCCGCCGGCCGCACGGGGCGTCTGGCCGCCGATGTCCACGGTGAAGCGGCCGCCGTGGGCATGGACCACCAGGACGACGGCCACGACGGCAACCACGACGATGACGGCGCAGATTATGAGGACGACGGTAGCGAAATCCATCTATCTCCCCCCGACGGGTCCTAGAGCCCCTTGATCCGGTAGGACCCCTTGCGGGTCCTACCGCTCTTCTTCTTCCCGAGCTGGGGCCCCGACGACCCGGTCCGCGAGAGGAGGAACACGAAGGGCAGGAAGACAACGCAATCGAGGAGCGTCGAGGGGAGCCAGCGGAGGAAGACGACGTCCACGAAAGAACCCTGCTGGGACGTGAGCGCGAGGCACAGCTGGTAAGCGAGCTCGACGGCGGCCGCCGAGACGAAAAACAGGCGGCAGGCCCCGGCCATGTCGTCGGCCAGGCGGTCGCGGTCCTCGGCCCCGAGGAAGAACGACGAGAGGGTGAGCAGGAACGCCATGGCGCCCACCGGGCCCGAGGTCATGAGGTCGAAGAGCAGGCCGGCGCCGAACGAGCAGAGCACACCGTAGGTCCCGCCGAAGGAGAGGGCCACGCAGCCCGCGAATATGAGCATGAAGTCGATGCGGCCGCCAGCGACGGCGATGTTGGGACCGAGGGCGGCCTCGAGCACGAAGCACACGCAGAACAGGAGGAGCACCACACGGCGGCGCTGGTTGGAGTCGTTGACGATCACGGCGCTCAACCCTCCCCTTGTCCGTCGGGGGCGGGGGCGTCGGAGCCGTCCGCGCCCTGGCCGTCCGCGGTCTGGCCGTCACCGTCGCCGTCCGACCCCGAGCCCGCCGTCTGGGCGCCGTCGCCCTGCTGGGACTGCTGGGTCTGGTCCTGCCGTGCGGGGGCCTTCCCCTCCTCCTGGGCGTCGGCGGCGGCCGTCTCCTCGGCCGTGGCCGTCTGCTCCTGGGTGAGCGACGTGATGACGAGCACCTCCTCGAGGTTGGACGTGAGCGCGGCGGGCTGCACGAGGATCTCGTAGTAGAGCGCGCCGGAGGGACGCTCGGCGCTCGTGACGGTGCCGAGCAGCAGGCCCTTGGGATAGACGCCGCCGAGGCCGCTCGTGACGACGAGGTCGCCCACCTCCACGGCCTGGTCCGTGCGCACGAGGGTGAGCCTGAGCATGTCGGTCCCCTGGCCCACGAGCTGGCCCTGGGCGCGACTCGACTGCACCATGGCCGAGACGCCGGAACGCTCGTCGGTGATGAGGCGCACCTGCGACGTGGTGGGTCCCACGGAGCTGATCTGGCCGATGACTCCGTAGGAGTCGGTCACGGGCATGCCGACGGCGAGCCCCTGGGACGAACCCTTGTCGATGGTGATGGTGGACGTGAGAGAGTCCACGGCCCCCGACACCACGCGCGCGCCCGTGGACTCGAGGCGGTAGGTGTTCTGGAGCTCGAGGAGCCGCTCGAGGCGGTCGGCCGCAAGGCTCGATTCCTTGAGCTGGGCG
This genomic window contains:
- the mreD gene encoding rod shape-determining protein MreD, with the translated sequence MIVNDSNQRRRVVLLLFCVCFVLEAALGPNIAVAGGRIDFMLIFAGCVALSFGGTYGVLCSFGAGLLFDLMTSGPVGAMAFLLTLSSFFLGAEDRDRLADDMAGACRLFFVSAAAVELAYQLCLALTSQQGSFVDVVFLRWLPSTLLDCVVFLPFVFLLSRTGSSGPQLGKKKSGRTRKGSYRIKGL
- the mreC gene encoding rod shape-determining protein MreC codes for the protein MPSPSMGVPGLKRGPSSRVRVLVLLLAASAVMFTFSANDPGTGPLSVVKGAVQTVCLPFRYAGAVVSSPFSGLSNLASNLTADQGSLSELKEENERLKAENAQLKESSLAADRLERLLELQNTYRLESTGARVVSGAVDSLTSTITIDKGSSQGLAVGMPVTDSYGVIGQISSVGPTTSQVRLITDERSGVSAMVQSSRAQGQLVGQGTDMLRLTLVRTDQAVEVGDLVVTSGLGGVYPKGLLLGTVTSAERPSGALYYEILVQPAALTSNLEEVLVITSLTQEQTATAEETAAADAQEEGKAPARQDQTQQSQQGDGAQTAGSGSDGDGDGQTADGQGADGSDAPAPDGQGEG